A window of the Henckelia pumila isolate YLH828 chromosome 3, ASM3356847v2, whole genome shotgun sequence genome harbors these coding sequences:
- the LOC140892831 gene encoding non-structural maintenance of chromosomes element 4 homolog A-like, whose amino-acid sequence MMEEMSAIEVKLNMEELSQEEDIASKSRTIRSHYREIENRINEEKDEITNGYSDKFMAIMNQVEIMHQHVSKPREQVADAETLLGLTSSLVASVKTHTSGGVTPAEFLSCLIREFGRRKGIKRISGSDPIISWKNIGDLVSSIFMNGHTCMTMIGPMKNELKPRKLVVRAKRSRTKRDARPKELEKVAEVVMDTDRNMRTMFEVLKKEKNAPVENLMFNRNSFAQTVENLFALSFLVKDERVHIDVDENGSQIAMPRNGPSAEDIKNGVVASHQFIFRFDFDDWKLMKNLVPEGKELMPHRDTVFGEAKQEPNYNGFSQVDSIPTDSQLIHAPQVKKFSRNFGHIMQISEFTEVGDDSICNWNCKRKRSHA is encoded by the exons ATGATGGAAGAAATGTCTGCGATAGAAGTGAAGTTGAATATGGAGGAGTTGTCTCAGGAGGAAGATATTGCATCAAAGAGCAGAACTATTCGTTCCCATTATCGTGAGATAGAGAATCGCATCAATG AGGAAAAAGACGAAATAACAAATGGCTATTCGGATAAGTTTATGGCCATCATGAACCAAGTGGAAATCATGCATCAACATG TCAGCAAGCCTAGGGAGCAAGTAGCTGATGCAGAGACTTTGCTGGGCCTGACAAGCTCTTTGGTGGCCTCTGTTAAGACACATACTAGTGGAGGCGTTACCCCTGCTGAATTTTTATCATGTTTGATAAGAGAATTTGGGCGACGGAAAGGTATCAAGAGAATTTCAGGATCTGATCCTATAATTTCATGGAAGAACATTGGTGATCTTGTTTCATCCATTTTCATGAATGGACATACTTGCATGACAAT GATTGGACCCATGAAAAATGAGCTTAAGCCACGGAAATTGGTTGTTCGTGCAAAACGTTCAAGAACAAAAAGGGATGCAAGACCAAAGGAG CTGGAAAAAGTTGCAGAAGTGGTTATGGACACTGACAGAAACATGCGCACAATGTTTGAGGTATTAAAGAAGGAGAAAAATGCTCCAGTGGAAAATTTGATGTTCAACCGGAATTCTTTTGCTCAGACGGTTGAGAATTTATTTGCACTGTCTTTCCTGGTTAAAGATGAAAGAGTGCATATAGATGTAGATGAAAATGGATCTCAAATAGCAA TGCCTAGAAATGGTCCTTCTGCAGAAGACATAAAGAATGGAGTAGTTGCTAGCCACCAATTCATCTTCAGATTCGACTTTGATGATTGGAAA CTGATGAAGAATCTTGTGCCTGAGGGGAAAGAGCTGATGCCGCACAGAGATACAGTCTTTGGTGAAGCAAAACAGGAACCAAATTATAATGGTTTTAGCCAAGTTGATTCAATTCCCACGGACTCTCAGCTGATACATGCTCCACAAGTGAAGAAGTTTTCCCGAAACTTTGGCCACATCATGCAAATATCAGAGTTTACTGAAGTTGGCGATGACTCTATTTGTAACTGGAATTGCAAGCGTAAAAGAAGCCACGCATGA
- the LOC140891705 gene encoding linoleate 13S-lipoxygenase 2-1, chloroplastic: MLKQNLNYSKPCTSRALMSPAVHKPDLLSFGAAFSVGMKNSIPERKSKRGLGVHRRASTGVKSLFTSTQKTATTTVKADITVLQTVGGVLSHLGLARGIDDIADFLGKTLLVELVAANSDPKTGEEKATIKSYARRTSIKDNKAHYETGNFQIPEDFGEVGAILIENEHRTEMFLQKIVINGLPGGAVEVTCDSWIHPKSTNPVKRIFFTKPYLPCETPSGLTRYRERELTILRGDGTGQRKKGERIYDYDVYNDLGDPDKNPDTARPVLGGAKHPYPRRCRTGRPRTKTDPLSESRSSTVYVPRDEEFAEVKQATFSAKTVYSVLHALIPSLASTAIDSTQGFPYFTAIDNLFDEGVLLPDIPTSGFLRNIIPRLVRTLSESSKSVLRFETPELIDRDKFAWFRDSELARQTLAGLNPSCIKLVTEWPIKSALDPETYGPPESGFTKEMVECESKSLLTFDEILKQKRLFVIDHHDVLTPYVHKVREIKGTTLYGSRMLFFLTEYGSLALLAIELTRPPVDGKPRWQQVFVESSDATGIWLWRLAKTHSLAHDTGYHQLVSHWLRTHACTEPYIIATNRQLSVMHPIHGLLKPHFRYTMEINALAREALINAGGIIESSFSPSKYSIELSSVAYDLLWRFDQEGLPADLIRRGMAVEDPTAPHGLKLTIEDYPYANDGLLMWDAIKQWITDYVTHYYKEDSSVETDTELQAWWTEIRTVGHGDKKDEPWWPKLKTSDDLIGIITTIIWVVSCHHAAVNFGQYHFAGYFPNRPTIARTPMPVEDPSEEEKKKFLERPEQFLLDCFPSQVQATTVMTILDVLSTHSPDEEYIGMEAQSCLAEDKIITAALERFRGRLKEIEGIIDARNANTELYHRAGAGVVPYELLKPSSGAGVTGMGIPNSISI, translated from the exons ATGTTGAAGCAAAATCTCAACTACTCAAAACCATGCACTTCTCGAGCCCTAATGTCTCCGGCCGTTCACAAGCCCGACCTCCTCTCATTCGGCGCGGCTTTTTCAGTCGGCATGAAGAACTCAATCCCGGAAAGAAAGTCGAAACGGGGACTTGGTGTGCACCGGCGAGCTTCCACCGGAGTCAAATCCCTATTCACGTCGACGCAGAAGACAGCTACCACCACGGTTAAAGCAGACATTACCGTGCTGCAGACTGTGGGAGGAGTGCTTTCCCATCTCGGCCTGGCCCGAGGGATCGACGACATAGCCGACTTCTTGGGCAAAACCCTACTCGTCGAGCTTGTGGCAGCAAACTCTGATCcta AGACTGGAGAAGAAAAGGCGACAATAAAATCATATGCACGTAGGACATCAATAAAGGACAACAAGGCACACTACGAGACGGGCAATTTCCAAATTCCGGAAGACTTTGGGGAGGTAGGTGCAATTTTAATCGAGAATGAACATCGTACGGAAATGTTTTTGCAGAAAATCGTGATAAATGGGTTGCCCGGTGGCGCTGTGGAGGTCACATGTGACTCCTGGATTCATCCCAAGTCTACTAATCCCGTGAAGAGAATTTTTTTCACCAAG CCATATTTGCCATGTGAAACTCCAAGTGGGCTTACAAGATACCGAGAGAGGGAGCTGACAATTCTGCGAGGCGATGGCACCGGCCAACGCAAGAAGGGTGAAAGAATATATGATTACGATGTCTACAATGACCTCGGTGATCCCGACAAAAATCCCGACACGGCACGCCCTGTTCTTGGCGGCGCAAAGCACCCCTATCCTCGCCGGTGCAGAACTGGCCGACCAAGAACTAAGACTG ACCCATTATCCGAGTCAAGGAGCTCCACCGTATACGTGCCTAGAGATGAAGAATTTGCGGAGGTAAAGCAGGCGACGTTCTCTGCGAAAACGGTTTACTCAGTGCTTCATGCGTTGATTCCTTCATTGGCGTCTACGGCTATAGACTCTACACAAGGATTTCCATACTTCACAGCTATAGACAACCTGTTTGACGAAGGAGTTCTGCTGCCAGATATTCCGACATCCGGGTTTTTAAGGAACATCATACCCAGGCTTGTGAGGACACTCTCCGAAAGCAGTAAAAGTGTATTGCGCTTCGAGACCCCTGAATTGATCGaca GAGATAAGTTTGCTTGGTTTAGAGATTCTGAACTTGCACGTCAAACTCTAGCAGGCTTGAATCCAAGCTGCATCAAACTAGTCACG GAATGGCCAATAAAGAGTGCACTTGACCCCGAGACATATGGACCTCCTGAGTCAGGCTTTACAAAAGAGATGGTAGAGTGTGAAAGCAAAAGCCTGCTAACTTTTGATGAG ATTTTGAAACAGAAGAGGCTTTTTGTTATAGATCATCACGATGTGCTCACGCCTTATGTCCACAAGGTAAGGGAGATAAAAGGGACTACTCTTTATGGATCAAGAATGTTGTTTTTCTTGACAGAGTACGGCTCGTTGGCGCTCTTGGCCATTGAGCTAACTCGGCCACCAGTAGATGGAAAGCCTCGGTGGCAACAGGTATTTGTAGAATCTAGTGATGCCACTGGCATCTGGTTGTGGAGACTCGCCAAAACTCACTCCCTTGCTCATGAcactggttatcatcagctagTCAGTCACTG GCTTCGAACACATGCCTGCACAGAACCTTACATAATAGCGACAAATAGGCAACTTAGCGTAATGCACCCGATACATGGACTGTTGAAGCCTCATTTTCGATACACAATGGAGATAAATGCTTTGGCTCGTGAAGCCCTTATCAACGCGGGTGGGATCATCGAAAGCAGTTTCTCTCCTTCCAAGTACTCTATTGAGTTGTCCTCTGTTGCCTATGACCTGTTATGGCGATTCGACCAGGAGGGGTTGCCCGCTGATCTAATCCGCAG GGGCATGGCTGTGGAGGATCCAACTGCACCTCATGGTCTGAAACTAACAATTGAAGACTACCCTTATGCCAATGATGGCTTGCTTATGTGGGATGCTATTAAACAGTGGATTACAGACTATGTAACACACTACTATAAAGAAGACAGCAGTGTTGAAACGGATACCGAGCTCCAGGCATGGTGGACAGAAATTCGAACAGTGGGGCACGGGGATAAGAAAGATGAACCCTGGTGGCCGAAACTAAAAACATCCGATGATTTGATTGGTATCATAACTACGATCATATGGGTGGTTTCTTGTCACCATGCTGCTGTAAATTTTGGCCAGTATCACTTTGCTGGATATTTCCCCAACAGGCCCACCATTGCTCGAACACCAATGCCTGTGGAAGACCCGTCAGAAGaagagaaaaagaaatttttggaGAGACCTGAACAGTTCCTCCTTGATTGCTTCCCATCCCAAGTTCAAGCAACAACTGTCATGACGATTCTTGATGTTTTATCCACTCACTCTCCTGACGAGGAGTATATTGGAATGGAGGCGCAGTCGTGCCTAGCCGAAGATAAAATTATAACAGCTGCATTGGAACGGTTCAGAGGGCGACTGAAGGAAATCGAAGGAATAATCGATGCTAGAAATGCAAATACAGAATTGTACCATAGAGCAGGAGCTGGAGTAGTGCCATATGAACTTCTTAAGCCGTCTTCTGGTGCTGGTGTGACAGGAATGGGTATTCCAAATAGCATCTCCATATAA
- the LOC140886594 gene encoding protein NRT1/ PTR FAMILY 7.1-like — MMETAPKETGSRKIQESNGETNAGCFKPCIKKNTSKGGWGAAFILLVNQGLATLAFFAVGVNLVLFLTRVLEQDNAAAANNVSKWTGTVYLCSLIGAFLSDSYWGRYLTCAIFQCIFVLGLVLVSVSSWTLLLKPNGCGDGKQICVPNSSYGSIVFHLAIYMVAFGYGGHQPTIVTLGADQFDESNSKQRKSKASFFCYFYFALNTGSLFSNTVLVYYEDTGKWTLGFWAATASAVLALIAFLLGSPCYRYIKPCGNPIPRVMQVFVAATKKWNVTLKEGQTLFEVQGTESSIKGSRKIRHTDEFVCLDKAAIMTEEDCLGPADPWRLCTVTQVEEAKCIFRMLPIWLCTIIYSVIFTQMASLFVEQGSVMNSEIRKFHLPAASMSVFDILSVLICTGIYSHVLVPLAGRVSGNPKGLTELQRMGVGLVIGMLAMIAAGLTELSRLKQVIPGQHISSMHILWQIPQYVLVGASEVFMYVGQLEFFNGQAPDGIKSFGSSLCMASISLGNFVSTMLVNMVMGITAKNNKPGWIPQDLNTGHMDKFYFLIAALTVVDFVVYVVCAKWYKCVDLDQASSFDDEEQGKLKLKEGREDEIVNKV; from the exons ATGATGGAAACAGCACCAAAG GAAACTGGATCACGAAAGATTCAAGAGTCAAATGGTGAAACAAATGCTGGTTGCTTTAAACCATGCATCAAAAAGAACACTTCAAAAGGAGGCTGGGGCGCAGCATTTATCTTGCTAG TAAATCAAGGCCTCGCAACTCTAGCTTTCTTCGCTGTTGGGGTTAACTTGGTCTTGTTTTTAACTCGAGTTCTTGAGCAAGACAATGCTGCTGCCGCAAACAACGTCAGCAAATGGACTGGAACTGTTTATTTGTGCTCTCTCATAGGAGCATTTCTCAGCGATTCATACTGGGGCCGTTATCTCACCTGCGCAATTTTTCAATGCATATTTGTTCTG GGCTTGGTGCTTGTATCCGTGTCATCCTGGACTTTATTGTTGAAACCTAATGGCTGTGGAGATGGCAAGCAAATCTGTGTGCCAAATTCTTCATACGGCTCTATTGTATTCCACTTGGCTATATACATGGTGGCATTTGGCTATGGTGGCCACCAGCCCACCATAGTAACCTTAGGAGCCGATCAATTTGATGAGTCAAACTCGAAACAGAGAAAGTCCAAGGCCTCTTTCTTTTGCTACTTCTATTTTGCTCTCAACACTGGCTCTTTGTTTTCAAACACAGTATTAGTGTATTATGAGGATACTGGGAAATGGACACTTGGTTTCTGGGCGGCTACGGCTTCAGCCGTTTTGGCACTAATAGCTTTTCTTCTAGGTTCGCCCTGTTACCGGTATATAAAACCATGTGGGAACCCAATACCGCGAGTTATGCAAGTCTTTGTCGCTGCAACCAAGAAATGGAATGTTACCCTTAAAGAAGGCCAGACTTTATTTGAGGTTCAAGGGACTGAATCTAGCATCAAAGGAAGTCGAAAAATTCGTCATACCGATGAATTTGT GTGTCTTGATAAGGCAGCAATAATGACAGAAGAAGACTGCTTGGGCCCAGCTGACCCCTGGCGCCTATGCACTGTAACACAAGTCGAGGAAGCCAAATGCATCTTCCGAATGCTACCAATATGGTTGTGCACGATCATATACTCGGTAATCTTCACACAAATGGCCTCATTGTTCGTGGAGCAGGGAAGTGTTATGAACTCCGAAATCCGCAAATTCCACCTCCCTGCAGCCAGCATGTCGGTTTTCGACATCTTGAGTGTGCTAATCTGCACAGGAATATACAGCCACGTCCTAGTCCCTTTGGCTGGCAGAGTGAGTGGAAACCCCAAAGGCCTAACCGAGCTCCAGCGCATGGGCGTAGGACTCGTGATCGGCATGCTAGCCATGATCGCTGCAGGCTTAACAGAACTCTCCAGGCTTAAGCAAGTGATACCCGGACAGCATATCAGCTCCATGCACATACTCTGGCAGATTCCACAATACGTTCTAGTGGGTGCTTCGGAAGTTTTTATGTATGTGGGGCAGCTGGAATTCTTTAACGGGCAGGCCCCGGATGGGATCAAGAGCTTCGGAAGCTCTCTGTGCATGGCTTCCATTTCTTTGGGGAACTTTGTGAGCACCATGCTGGTGAATATGGTAATGGGGATCACTGCAAAAAATAACAAGCCTGGTTGGATTCCTCAGGATTTGAATACGGGGCATATGGAcaagttttattttttgattgcaGCGCTAACTGTTGTGGATTTTGTGGTCTATGTGGTGTGCGCCAAGTGGTATAAATGCGTGGATCTTGATCAGGCTTCTTCTTTTGATGATGAAGAACAAGGGAAACTCAAGTTGAAGGAGGGTCGTGAGGATGAAATTGTGAATAAAGTTTGA
- the LOC140887616 gene encoding octanoyltransferase LIP2, mitochondrial isoform X2, with protein sequence MKVSRRLGVWKMGVVNYLEALKLQDELTSNRKINKITDILLSLQHPPTYTLGKRRTDHNILVSESELKAVGADLHYTQRGGDVTFHGPHQAILYPIISLREIGLGARKYVEKLESTMIELASLHGVEARAGQKGETGVWVGQRKIGAIGVRISSGITSHGLAFNINPDMNYFKHIVPCGLADKEVTSLQNEVKQLTFLSLLIQF encoded by the exons ATGAAGGTTTCTCGGCGCCTTGGGGTGTGGAAGATGGGTGTAGTTAATTACTTAGAGGCACTTAAGCTGCAAGATGAACTCACATCCAATAGAAAAATAAACAAGATTACTGATATTCTTCTGTCCCTACAACATCCCCCTACATACACTCTTGGAAAAAGGCGAACTGATCACAACATATTGGTTTCCGAGTCTGAACTGAAAGCCGTGGGTGCAGACCTTCACTATACACAACGTGGAGGCGATGTCACGTTCCATGGTCCTCACCAGGCCATCTTGTATCCAATTATCTCGTTGAGAGAGATCGGCTTAGGGGCAAGAAAGTACGTGGAAAAGCTCGAATCAACGATGATTGAGCTGGCATCTTTACACGGTGTTGAAGCTCGTGCTGGACAAAAAGGTGAAACGGGAGTGTGGGTTGGACAGAGAAAGATTGGCGCAATCGGAGTACGTATATCTTCTGGGATTACATCTCATGGGTTGGCATTCAACATCAATCCTGACATGAACTACTTCAAGCACATTGTGCCATGTGGGCTTGCAGATAAAGAAGTCACTTCTTTGCAAAACGAAGTAAAACAG ctcACATTCCTTTCTTTACTCATCCAATTTTGA
- the LOC140886595 gene encoding enoyl-[acyl-carrier-protein] reductase [NADH], chloroplastic-like encodes MAAAAASSFQITALKPTLLPARNLFRASVAKVGTNSQGTPLSSLSSISSGRYLRRSFTSSPARLNKIITKASSEAGENKLGSGLAIDLKGKRAFIAGVADDNGYGWAIAKSLAAAGAEILLGTWVPALNIFETSLRRGKFDESRVLPDGSLMEITKVYALDAVFDTPEDVPEDIKANKRYAGSSNWTVSEVAECVRQDFGSIDILVHSLANGPEVTKPLLETSRKGYLAAISASSYSYVSLLKHFLPLINPDGSSISLTYIASERIIPGYGGGMSSAKAGLESDTRVLAFEAGRKHKVRVNTISAGPLRSRAAKAIGFIDMMIDYSLENAPLQKELSAEEVGNTAAFLASPLASAITGAVIYVDNGLNAMGVGVDSPIFKDLNIPKAN; translated from the exons ATGGCAGCTGCTGCAGCGTCAAGCTTTCAAATCACGGCATTGAAACCAACTCTTTTACCAGCAAGAAATTTATTTAGGGCTAGTGTGGCAAAAGTAGGCACTAATTCCCAAGGAACCCCCCTGTCCAGTTTATCAAGTATATCATCAGGAAGATATCTCAGACGTAGTTTCACATCATCTCCTGCAAGACTCAACAAAATAATCACCAAGGCATCGTCTGAAGCTGGTGAAAACAAGCTTGGATCTGGATTGGCCATTGATTtgaaag GTAAGAGGGCATTTATTGCTGGTGTAGCTGATGATAATGGATATGGTTGGGCTATTGCAAAATCATTGGCAGCAGCTGGAGCTGAAATTCTCCTTGGCACGTGGGTGCCA GCATTGAACATATTTGAAACTAGTCTACGTCGTGGGAAGTTTGATGAATCTCGTGT GCTGCCTGATGGTTCTTTGATGGAGATCACTAAAGTTTATGCATTAGATGCGGTTTTTGACACTCCTGAAGATGTTCCTGAAGAC ATAAAAGCGAATAAACGTTATGCAGGATCAAGTAATTGGACTGTCTCG GAAGTAGCAGAATGTGTGAGACAAGATTTCGGCAGCATTGACATTCTTGTTCACTCTCTAGCTAATGGGCCAGAG GTTACGAAGCCTCTGCTTGAAACCTCAAGAAAGGGATATCTTGCCGCAATATCTGCATCTAGTTACTCTTACGTTTCCTTGCTAAAGCATTTTCTTCCACTTATCAATCCAG ATGGTTCTTCAATATCTCTAACGTATATTGCTTCTGAAAGAATAATCCCAGG CTACGGTGGTGGCATGAGCTCTGCAAAAGCGGGACTAGAGAGTGATACAAGG GTGCTTGCATTTGAAGCAGGAAGGAAACACAAAGTCAGGGTCAACACAATATCTGCCG GCCCATTAAGAAGCCGTGCTGCTAAAGCTATTGGTTTTATTGATATGATGATCGATTACTCCCTAGAAAATGCCCCTCTTCAGAAAGAATTGTCTGCAG AGGAGGTGGGGAACACTGCAGCCTTCTTGGCATCACCACTGGCTTCCGCCATTACCGGTGCAGTCATTTACGTCGACAATGGTTTGAATGCAATGGGAGTGGGTGTCGATAGCCCCATATTTAAAGACCTTAACAtacctaaagccaactag
- the LOC140891706 gene encoding beta-glucosidase 12-like, giving the protein MVKEMGLDAYRFSISWARLLPSGKISGGINEQGVEYYNNVINELINKGVEPFVTLFHWDLPQTLEDQYGGFLSPQIVNDFVDYSELCFKRYGDRIKNWITFNEPYTYVTGGYVRGEMAPGRCSSWQNLNCTAGDSAVEPYLVAHHQLLSHAAAVKKYKQKYQESQKGKIGITLVAQWVIPFSSEIIQRQAAARALDFSLGWFMEPLTKGDYPNSMKSLVKGRLPTFSKEESVLMLNGSFDFLGLNYYTTYYARNVAHTNATNPSYITDSQTQTTPERNEVLIGPKGASNWLYVYPRGIQEVLLYVQRTYNNPPIYITENGIDEPNNSTLSLDQALVDNMRIDYYFRHLSFVQRAIKKGVDVKGFFAWALMDNFEWSSGYSVRFGLCYVDYNDGLKRYTKLSATWFRNFLQL; this is encoded by the exons ATGGTTAAGGAAATGGGTTTAGATGCTTATCGGTTCTCCATTTCATGGGCAAGATTGTTGCCTA GTGGAAAAATAAGTGGCGGCATCAATGAACAAGGGGTTGAGTATTATAACAACGTTATAAATGAACTAATTAACAAAG GCGTGGAACCTTTTGTGACCCTTTTCCATTGGGACCTCCCTCAAACACTAGAAGACCAATATGGAGGTTTTCTAAGCCCTCAAATTGt gaatgattttgttgattattCTGAACTTTGTTTTAAGAGATATGGTGATCGGATCAAGAATTGGATCACCTTTAATGAACCATACACATATGTAACTGGTGGCTATGTTAGGGGTGAGATGGCTCCCGGAAGGTGCTCTTCTTGGCAAAATCTGAACTGCACCGCCGGAGATTCCGCGGTGGAGCCGTACTTGGTGGCGCACCACCAGCTCTTGTCTCATGCCGCCGCCGTAAAGAAATACAAACAGAAATACCAA GAGTCACAAAAGGGTAAAATTGGAATTACGTTGGTAGCTCAATGGGTGATTCCTTTCTCCAGCGAGATTATCCAACGTCAGGCCGCTGCTAGAGCATTAGACTTTAGCTTGGGATG GTTTATGGAGCCATTGACAAAGGGTGATTATCCAAACTCCATGAAATCTCTTGTGAAGGGTAGACTTCCAACATTCTCTAAGGAAGAAAGTGTATTAATGCTGAATGGCTCATTTGATTTTCTTGGCCTCAACTATTACACAACATACTATGCAAGAAATGTTGCtcacacaaatgcaacaaatCCCAGCTACATCACTGATTCTCAAACGCAAACTACTC CTGAGAGAAATGAGGTTCTTATAGGTCCAAAG GGTGCATCAAATTGGCTTTATGTTTATCCAAGGGGGATACAAGAGGTTCTGCTGTATGTCCAGAGAACATATAACAATCCACCAATATACATCACCGAGAATG GCATTGATGAACCAAACAACTCCACGTTATCCCTAGATCAAGCTCTTGTTGACAACATGAGAATAGATTACTACTTTAGACATCTTTCTTTTGTTCAAAGAGCAATTAA GAAAGGAGTTGATGTGAAGGGGTTTTTTGCATGGGCACTGATGGATAACTTTGAATGGAGTTCTGGTTACAGTGTCCGTTTTGGCTTGTGTTATGTTGATTACAATGATGGATTGAAGAGATACACAAAGCTTTCAGCTACATGGTTTAGGAATTTTTTGCAATTATAA
- the LOC140887616 gene encoding octanoyltransferase LIP2, mitochondrial isoform X1 has protein sequence MKVSRRLGVWKMGVVNYLEALKLQDELTSNRKINKITDILLSLQHPPTYTLGKRRTDHNILVSESELKAVGADLHYTQRGGDVTFHGPHQAILYPIISLREIGLGARKYVEKLESTMIELASLHGVEARAGQKGETGVWVGQRKIGAIGVRISSGITSHGLAFNINPDMNYFKHIVPCGLADKEVTSLQNEVKQVLPPDDVIHEQLISCFVRTFGYTDIIWKDYSSVDSFDKES, from the coding sequence ATGAAGGTTTCTCGGCGCCTTGGGGTGTGGAAGATGGGTGTAGTTAATTACTTAGAGGCACTTAAGCTGCAAGATGAACTCACATCCAATAGAAAAATAAACAAGATTACTGATATTCTTCTGTCCCTACAACATCCCCCTACATACACTCTTGGAAAAAGGCGAACTGATCACAACATATTGGTTTCCGAGTCTGAACTGAAAGCCGTGGGTGCAGACCTTCACTATACACAACGTGGAGGCGATGTCACGTTCCATGGTCCTCACCAGGCCATCTTGTATCCAATTATCTCGTTGAGAGAGATCGGCTTAGGGGCAAGAAAGTACGTGGAAAAGCTCGAATCAACGATGATTGAGCTGGCATCTTTACACGGTGTTGAAGCTCGTGCTGGACAAAAAGGTGAAACGGGAGTGTGGGTTGGACAGAGAAAGATTGGCGCAATCGGAGTACGTATATCTTCTGGGATTACATCTCATGGGTTGGCATTCAACATCAATCCTGACATGAACTACTTCAAGCACATTGTGCCATGTGGGCTTGCAGATAAAGAAGTCACTTCTTTGCAAAACGAAGTAAAACAGGTACTTCCTCCCGATGATGTAATTCATGAGCAGTTGATTTCTTGTTTTGTAAGAACATTTGGATACACTGATATTATTTGGAAAGATTATTCATCTGTAGATTCATTTGATAAAGAAAGTTGA
- the LOC140887616 gene encoding octanoyltransferase LIP2, mitochondrial isoform X3, giving the protein MKVSRRLGVWKMGVVNYLEALKLQDELTSNRKINKITDILLSLQHPPTYTLGKRRTDHNILVSESELKAVGADLHYTQRGGDVTFHGPHQAILYPIISLREIGLGARKYVEKLESTMIELASLHGVEARAGQKGETGVWVGQRKIGAIGVRISSGITSHGLAFNINPDMNYFKHIVPCGLADKEVTSLQNEVKQISFKKIGGFC; this is encoded by the exons ATGAAGGTTTCTCGGCGCCTTGGGGTGTGGAAGATGGGTGTAGTTAATTACTTAGAGGCACTTAAGCTGCAAGATGAACTCACATCCAATAGAAAAATAAACAAGATTACTGATATTCTTCTGTCCCTACAACATCCCCCTACATACACTCTTGGAAAAAGGCGAACTGATCACAACATATTGGTTTCCGAGTCTGAACTGAAAGCCGTGGGTGCAGACCTTCACTATACACAACGTGGAGGCGATGTCACGTTCCATGGTCCTCACCAGGCCATCTTGTATCCAATTATCTCGTTGAGAGAGATCGGCTTAGGGGCAAGAAAGTACGTGGAAAAGCTCGAATCAACGATGATTGAGCTGGCATCTTTACACGGTGTTGAAGCTCGTGCTGGACAAAAAGGTGAAACGGGAGTGTGGGTTGGACAGAGAAAGATTGGCGCAATCGGAGTACGTATATCTTCTGGGATTACATCTCATGGGTTGGCATTCAACATCAATCCTGACATGAACTACTTCAAGCACATTGTGCCATGTGGGCTTGCAGATAAAGAAGTCACTTCTTTGCAAAACGAAGTAAAACAG ATTTCATTCAAGAAAATTGGTGGGTTCTGTTAA